Genomic segment of Falco peregrinus isolate bFalPer1 chromosome 5, bFalPer1.pri, whole genome shotgun sequence:
AGACAAAACCAGGTTGCATTTCTGAAGGGAGGGTACTGGGTCCCTGTGGCACCCGTGGCAGAAGGCACTGCAGTCCTGCCGGGAATTTCAAGTGGCAAAGCCCAACTGTGGGTGCAGGCATCAGCTGTAGATGTAAAGGGACACATGTTTGGACAGTGCATGGAGATTGTTCCTCCAGTGCTGTTATCCACTGATCAACACCAGGAAAGGCAAAACAACACCAGGGAGGTCACACTGAGCTCACGTTTCCTGCCCACGCTCTTACACAAGTAAAAGAGGATCCTAAAAGCCAGATTCGAGCCTCTGGCAGGAtgggaacagaagcagctcctgTAAGTGCATTTTGTGCTTCTTGCTCGTAGACAAAGCTGCATGAGAAACCTGGAGAAgttctattttcttctctgaagttaGTCAGCTTGTAAGTGCCAGTGCTCCAGCAGGCTTGAGGTTAATTTTTGGGCTCAGTCCATGCTGCATTCCTCAGTTCTCCGCTATGTGCTATGTGCTATGGGATGGGGATGTGAATGTCAGTGCCAGCATGATATGGAAGGGGGAAGaggtgggagagggagaaaaaaggtgTTTGGGATGCAGCAAACCCAGAatcaacagagaaaaagaaattaggaaCAGATTTCTTGTTTGGGAAGAGATGgggtggagaaaagaaaacatctcgCTGGGTGTTGCTGTGATCAGAAGGCTGGGCAGCTTTGGTTTCCTCTCAGAGTCATACTGTCAGAACTGTATATGGCTAAGAATGAATTTCCTCCAaaatatgaagcagaaaaaaagaaaaaaagctaattcCCAGAAAAGTCTTTTTCTGGCATTCTCCCATGGGAAATCTGTGCTATTCATCGCTGCTCTGTCTGAAGTGTCCTGCAGCACTCACCAAAGAACTGCAAGGCAGCAAGAAAACTTTTCAATCCAGCAGAaaccaaattttattttctttccagctgcctgGAATTGCCTGGAATGGGTATTTAAGCAATTTTAGACATCGAGCAACAACAGGTATGTCTGCAGCTTCAGCCCTTATGATTGCACACCCACAGGCATCCTCAGCACCTTGCTCTAAGCTTCAGGTACTTCGCTTAACCTGCCTAGGGTGGAGGGTCTCCCCTTTCCTGGGGTGTTCATGGGGAGGGAGGTGTCAGAATTTCCAGAGCCACTGTGGGGTATGTCCTCCTTGGGATGCATGGCACAACCAGGGCCtaacagtttcattttctcattaCTCGGTGGCTGCAAGCCTCTTAGGCAATGGTCCTTGAGGAGAACAAAGCAGGAGTgactgcaggcagggagctaCACAGCCATGCCTGTTCTGGGATTGCTGGAAAAATGAACCCCAGGGGAAAGGTGTGCAGCTTTGGCCATGACTGAAAAATGGTGTGTTTTAGGGGTGAAGGGCTATTTGCACTATTTTATTCCTGTGACAGTCCTAGTTTGCTGTCAGAGGGTGGACATTTGTCTTGATGTGTAAACACCACATTAACCTTCATGTTATCTGGTGGGAGGTGTCTCAGGCAGATCCCATCTCCCGCTGTGAGAGATGGGCTCTTCAGCAACAGCTGTTGCCCAGTTTGGGTGGCTTTTGGGAGATGAAACCCTTGtagtatttttgtgtgtgttttcttttttttttttttttttttcctgaaaatcagACTCCAAAATTAGGAAACTTGCCAAATCAATCACCATTTCCTGAAATCTGGGCTGCAGCTCTCTAAACACTGACACCAGCCTGCAGTCCTGGGGAGTGGCAGACTGTACAGCCCTCACCATCCTTTGTCAGCAGAGTTTCAACCCACACCTTGTCTCACACAAAATCGATTCCAGCAACATCTTTCCAGCTAAATTTCTACCTCTCACCTTGATTCAGGAGTTGATTCTGGTGCCTACATGTCCTTACCTTTGATGAGTCTAGTCcttggtctagtggaaggtgtccctgcccatggcagggggcgTTGGAACTAGATAatctttgaggtcccttccaacccaaaccattctatgattctgtgttttcCACTTACTAATACTTTTTACAAGAATCCTTGGCTTGGTGTCCTAGAGTTGGCATGAAGAGGGGTCAGTGTCCTACCAGGAGCAGTGATTCAGCATTTCACCTCTGGGAGAAGACCCACCCACATAAAGGTGCTGGTGGCAGGTTCTGCTTCACTGGGCATTGAGATGCCACTTTCTCAGTAGTGACCCAGCTGAATCTAAAGCAGCTCACAGTGCAGTGTGGTGGTGGATGTCCCATATTTTAGAGCAGAAACTTCCTCAAAAGCTTGTAATGGTGTCAGGAGGAAGTGGTGAGTTATGTCAGTTACTTTCAAGTTTGAAAGTGTTGCAGAAAGGAaaccagaattattttcttttgcatgtatGTGTAGGCAGCTGTCCTGATGCAGTAGGCAAAGGCCAAGGAATACAGGACACAAAATACTTATCAGAAGGTGGAAGAAACTTAAGTTTATGAACCTCAGGAAAACCCTCTGTGATGTGATGTTTGTCTTTCCCACATAGACTGGAACAACATGTTGATCTCCTTCATTTGCCTTTTGCTCCTAGGGAGCCACTTGCCCAACGCAACATCAAAGGTGGCAAACCCCACTGCCACCTCACTGGATGCCGCCAATTCGAGCGACTACCTGTACGAGTACTTGGATGAGAGGGATTACATGCAGTATGGCCTCTGCACAAAAGAAGAGGTACTCTCCTTTAGCAGAGTATTCTTACCATCTTTTTACACCATGATCTTCCTGGTTGGATTGGCTAGCAATGTCCTCCTATTTATTGTCCTCGTTATGCacatcaagaagaaaaagaagatgacCGAGGTGTTTCTGCTGAACCTGGTGGTTTCAGACTTCTTCCTACTACTAACTCTGCCTTTCTGGGCTCTGTACATTTCTCAGTGGATGACCTGGGACATAGTGTGCCCAGTCTTAAATGCCATGTACACTATGAATTTCTACAGTGGTATCTTTTTTGTAAGCTGCATGAGTCTGGATGTGTATCTGCAGATAGTTCATGCTTGCTCTCCTCACAGCTCCATGGCATGGAAGAATTACATCCTTGTCTTGCTGGTGGTATGGGTTCTTTCCATACTTCTCTCCATTCCTGATGGCCTCTTCACCAGCACAAGGCAAATCCACAACAAGTCTGTCGTATGTGCCCATGATTATGGCCAGAAACACTTATTTTGGAAAATTGTCTTTCGTGTAATTCAAAACATCCTGggtttcctttttcccttcctcttcatGGTGTTCTGCTACTCCCGCATAGCATGTGTCCTCACCATTTCTCAGATGCCTGGCTCAAGGAGAGCACTCTGCTTAGTCTTTACTCTGGTGGGTGTCTTCTTTGTCCTGTGGTCCCCTTACAACGTTGTCCTCATCCTTCACTCCCTGCAAGATGTCGGTGTGATCAGGAGCTGTGAAAGCAGTAGGCAATTGGATTATGCCATGCAGATCACGGAGAGTTTGTCCTTGGTCCACTGCTGTCTCAACCCCTTGCTCTATGCTTTTGTGAAAAAACGATTCAGGGTATATTTATGGAAGATCCCTCAGGCCATTTTCAAGAGAAGCGCTTTCTTTGACATCAAGCCCTCAGAGACAAGTCGGTCTTGCAGCAGATACTCAGCTGAGATAGAAATGTTGAGTATCACAAATGCACGATAAATACTTACATTACATGTATGCCCTCTATGCTGTATTTTACTGGTCCTGGCTGTAAAAtcgtacggaacagagacagtgggttattttgacattgataagatgtcttagttgcttttttatttgttctattacttataccttgtttttactcgttcggtttcaaaggttctttttgtgcaacaggaagggggagatgcaggagcgggctggaaactaggaccacgcgtggcaatcagttagctgaggggaatgtgctcgagcttgtctagacaacaattaacatgatgagacatgtttacagagcacaggggagtgggagacggatggtgccaaggaaaggtaacaccttgctgttaattgatagtagttaaccaccaatcggggatggcctagtatgcaatgcttagcttcaagaaccaatctgtttaaaacgcgcagcttctgaaagtgtatataaactcgtgcttctgtacaagaaattgacatttgcttgcatcaagctgcgtcccgtctcttcattcgctgcACCCGGCCATGCAATGGAGTAGACATGAGCCCACAGCACTGCATGAGCAGTCATCCTAGTGCCAGCATTGAGATGAGGATTTTCTGTGTTGGAACTGGACAAATACACGTGGGATTTGTTTCTGTTGTAACTGGagttattataaaataattgcCCTGGGTTTTTGCTCATGGGAGAAGCCCGGCTGTCTGGAGTATGTGGGGCATTAGCAGATGAAAGAGCAGCTAATCCATATGTTGTTcccttaaaaatacaaactgaaaCTTATGCAGAACTCCTCCCCCACAGATCCGAAAGGGTCTGGTGAAGGAGAGCGATCCCATTAcccctcctgcttctgctgtagGCTGGGGAATGGATTTGCCACATTCAACCAGCAGGCCAGAGGTGGGTGGCCAGAAGCCCAGCCTGGGGAGTGGCTTTACTTCTCCTGGCTTCTTCCATCTGCCAGATAGATGTGTTCAACCAGGCTCATTCCTTTGTCTTCCAGGAAAGACAACAGGAAGAATCAGGCACCTTTAAACTGAGTTGTCTGAGCAAGGACAGGTTTCTCTGTGATGGTGAGCTGTGCCACGCTTGGGACTGTTGAGCAGGAAACTGTGTCTTTCTGAGGGACAGATCCTTGGTTAGAGATCAGTTTGATCATAAACTGATTTGAGATCAGTTTGATCAGCAACAAAGTTTAAACCAATAACAACcagtgagaaagagaaaagaaataatgggCTCAGCAGAACAGTGGTGGAGGTATTTGCTTTCCCCAAGATCCATTTTGACAAGACAAAAAGAGATCCATGGATACAGTCTTTAACATAAATATTGGCTTTGCAACACTGCCCAGTGAGAGCATGGCCTTGAACAGAAGAGCACCGACAGCTGTTAGCCATTTCTTATTACCCAGTGTGGCTTTAAAGTTCAAGGTTATTAATTTACTGACCTTTGAAGGTGCTATTCACCCCAAATACTCTTGAACCTTAAATGGACCCTTTCCAGCCTGAAAACCTATTGATCATGACAGTTGCCTAGAACTATACAAATAATATGAataatttaagagaaaatactCATCAGCTTGATTTTATTGCTAGACAAGGTTACTGGACTGAGAAGGGCTTTGAGTTGATCTAGAAAGGTGGATTTGTTTTCACTGCTTATATTTCCTGCCAACATTGCTACAGCTTGTTTCCAGAGTGGTAAGGCTGGGAgcttttcttataaaaaaaaggcagaataaatatttaactaaTGCTATGATGTGGCCTTCGCTCCACAGGTAGGTCACTGGAAGGGAATGCAGAAGGGCAGAGCGGCTAGGGAGCAAAAATTAAGATGAAGATTGTGATCCCGTACAGAGTAGGGTTTGTGGGACTGTGCAAAACTTATGATGGGATGTTCAGAGGAAGGGCAAAGGTAGGGAAAGTAGGAGTGGCTTATAAAAGGGGCTAGTTGTATGTAAGCAGTGTGCCTCACGCCTGCTCGTGGCAGTCTGTCCTATAGTCttatgaaatactttttcaaacTTTCTTTCCAGATAATGTCACTCTCTATCCTATGTGAGGGCACTGCAAGGTCCAGGCACCAGaagctggggcagaggctgcagtgaCCGGCTGCATAGATCAGGGTGGCAGCACCCAGAGGCATAGTGCCAGTTGAGGCATGGTGTCTCTGACATAATCTCTGAACCCCTTGTGgagggtggggagcaggagagatcgagaagcagaagggaaaatggATAAAACTGCCAGGTAcaggggtgggagcaggagggaagagggtTGGgggtgctctgctgctggagcatTGGCTGAACATGATTGATTTGCAGCTGCTGAGCATCGGGGGTGTGTGCATTGGCACAGAAGAAAGGGCTGGCGTCCACCTGGGCACCACTGCTCTCCAGCCAGGAGTTGGGCTTGGCCAGTTGCAGACTCCAGACTCAACCGGTGTGAAGGAAATGCAAATGATTCATCCTCATCACGCTCGGGGAAAGCAgacctgctttgctttgccctTGTACAGGTTAGCAGTGCTTGCACTGTTCATTGGCAAAGCAGTTATGGGGCACCGTGCATTGCAGAACATCAAAAAGTTGGAGACCTTTCCTTCTGTTGGCTTTTGAGA
This window contains:
- the ACKR2 gene encoding atypical chemokine receptor 2, translating into MGTEAAPLPGIAWNGYLSNFRHRATTGSHLPNATSKVANPTATSLDAANSSDYLYEYLDERDYMQYGLCTKEEVLSFSRVFLPSFYTMIFLVGLASNVLLFIVLVMHIKKKKKMTEVFLLNLVVSDFFLLLTLPFWALYISQWMTWDIVCPVLNAMYTMNFYSGIFFVSCMSLDVYLQIVHACSPHSSMAWKNYILVLLVVWVLSILLSIPDGLFTSTRQIHNKSVVCAHDYGQKHLFWKIVFRVIQNILGFLFPFLFMVFCYSRIACVLTISQMPGSRRALCLVFTLVGVFFVLWSPYNVVLILHSLQDVGVIRSCESSRQLDYAMQITESLSLVHCCLNPLLYAFVKKRFRVYLWKIPQAIFKRSAFFDIKPSETSRSCSRYSAEIEMLSITNAR